The following are encoded in a window of Sorex araneus isolate mSorAra2 chromosome 11, mSorAra2.pri, whole genome shotgun sequence genomic DNA:
- the LOC129399413 gene encoding ATP synthase subunit epsilon, mitochondrial-like, with amino-acid sequence MVAYWRQAGLSYIRYSQICAKAVRDALKTKFKANTEKTSGSSVKIVKVKKE; translated from the coding sequence ATGGTGGCCTACTGGAGGCAGGCTGGCCTCAGCTACATCCGCTACTCCCAGATCTGCGCCAAGGCGGTGCGGGACGCGCTGAAGACCAAGTTCAAGGCCAACACCGAGAAGACCTCAGGCAGCAGCGTCAAGATCGTGAAGGTGAAGAAGGAATGA